A single Micromonospora luteifusca DNA region contains:
- a CDS encoding acyl-CoA dehydrogenase family protein has protein sequence MADVRADLQALVTDLIAGHAGEWDRRGEIPVEVIRKAGAAGVLCAQVGTAHGGPGLSSVDNGELTAYTGGLCSSFRSLMTSQGMAAWTISRLGDAGQQREWLARLTGGELAAVAFSEPNAGSDLSAMDTLIERDGDHVTVTGAKRWVTGAAYADVVLVFGRYGAGAAAILVPTTAPGVTVTRVPDPLGCRAAGHADVRLDAVRLPAASLLRGAGQPLSLLVTTALTYGRISVAWGCAGIMRACLAASAAHATTRQQFGVALADHQLIARHLAEQYVAEQTATRLCAHASAAWDANSPELVTAAVVAKHRAAGDATRVASSAVQVLASAGAQDGHVVARAHRDAKLMEVIEGTNEICQLLLAEHVLATAGGAR, from the coding sequence ATGGCTGACGTCCGCGCCGACCTGCAGGCCCTCGTCACCGACCTGATCGCCGGCCACGCCGGTGAGTGGGACCGGCGCGGCGAGATCCCGGTCGAGGTGATCCGTAAGGCCGGGGCCGCCGGCGTGTTGTGCGCCCAGGTCGGCACCGCCCACGGCGGTCCCGGCCTCAGCAGCGTCGACAACGGCGAGCTGACCGCGTACACCGGTGGCCTGTGCAGTTCGTTCCGGAGCCTGATGACCTCCCAGGGCATGGCCGCCTGGACCATCTCCCGCCTCGGCGACGCCGGTCAACAGCGGGAGTGGCTGGCCCGGCTGACCGGCGGGGAGCTGGCCGCTGTCGCGTTCAGCGAGCCGAACGCGGGCAGCGACCTGTCCGCGATGGACACCCTGATCGAGCGCGACGGTGACCACGTCACGGTGACCGGTGCCAAGCGTTGGGTCACCGGCGCCGCCTACGCCGACGTGGTGCTCGTCTTCGGCCGGTACGGCGCCGGCGCTGCGGCGATCCTCGTCCCGACGACGGCTCCCGGCGTGACCGTCACCCGGGTTCCCGACCCGCTGGGTTGCCGGGCCGCCGGGCACGCCGACGTGCGCCTCGACGCGGTCCGGCTACCGGCGGCGTCGCTGCTGCGTGGTGCCGGTCAGCCGTTGTCGCTGCTGGTGACCACCGCGCTGACGTACGGCCGAATCTCGGTGGCCTGGGGTTGCGCCGGCATCATGCGGGCGTGCCTGGCGGCCAGTGCCGCGCACGCCACCACCCGGCAGCAGTTCGGCGTCGCGTTGGCCGATCACCAGCTCATCGCCCGACACCTGGCGGAGCAGTATGTCGCCGAGCAGACCGCCACCAGGCTGTGCGCACACGCCAGTGCCGCCTGGGACGCCAACTCGCCGGAGCTGGTAACCGCCGCCGTCGTCGCCAAGCATCGGGCGGCCGGTGACGCCACCCGGGTGGCGTCCAGCGCGGTGCAGGTGCTCGCCTCGGCGGGTGCGCAGGACGGCCACGTCGTGGCCCGGGCGCACCGCGACGCCAAGCTGATGGAGGTCATCGAGGGCACCAACGAGATCTGCCAGTTGCTCCTCGCCGAGCACGTCCTGGCGACGGCGGGGGGTGCGCGGTGA
- a CDS encoding 3-oxoacyl-[acyl-carrier-protein] synthase III C-terminal domain-containing protein, translated as MTTDDIGIGAIRCLLPEKRLAVTELPEHAALGVVEQEFVGASGVRTVGVFADGEQGAYAAQVCRELAAQQPIDPDVLILVTGRAPDVLLGSDACRVQKDSGVSASMAFAVDGLGCAGSSAAWAIARDLLVADPSRRSVLIAHASMPTGVDRIRYPVTVIGDGAYAMTVVRGGRPVLRAHRMETDGAFHDLFTVDYKSAPWYEWREECASPDRYRFELAMHSRVRLGRLVEQVLADAGVDRGQVAATLMQNVTASAYDFYTSLLGLPIHPVCREHLSVLGHLGAMDVVLNLDSLLASKELGEGDLVLVLNNSPVAAWTATLWEV; from the coding sequence GTGACGACCGACGACATCGGCATCGGGGCGATTCGCTGCCTGTTGCCCGAGAAGCGGCTGGCGGTCACGGAGCTGCCCGAGCACGCCGCCCTGGGTGTGGTCGAGCAGGAGTTCGTGGGGGCCAGCGGCGTCCGTACGGTCGGTGTCTTCGCCGACGGCGAGCAGGGCGCCTACGCCGCCCAGGTCTGTCGGGAGTTGGCCGCGCAGCAGCCGATCGATCCTGACGTGCTGATCCTGGTCACCGGCCGGGCCCCGGACGTGCTGCTGGGGTCGGATGCCTGCCGGGTGCAGAAGGACAGTGGCGTTTCCGCGTCGATGGCCTTCGCCGTGGACGGGCTCGGCTGCGCCGGGTCCAGCGCGGCCTGGGCGATCGCACGCGACCTGCTGGTCGCCGACCCGTCCCGGCGGTCCGTGCTGATCGCGCACGCCAGCATGCCGACCGGGGTCGACCGCATCCGCTACCCGGTCACCGTCATCGGCGACGGGGCGTACGCGATGACCGTCGTGCGGGGTGGCCGCCCGGTGCTGCGGGCGCACCGGATGGAGACCGACGGCGCCTTCCACGACCTGTTCACGGTCGACTACAAGAGCGCGCCCTGGTACGAGTGGCGTGAGGAGTGTGCCTCGCCGGACCGGTACCGCTTCGAGTTGGCCATGCACAGTCGGGTGCGGCTCGGTCGGCTGGTGGAACAGGTGCTCGCGGACGCCGGCGTCGATCGGGGGCAGGTTGCGGCGACGCTGATGCAGAACGTCACCGCCAGCGCGTACGACTTCTACACCTCGCTGTTGGGCCTGCCCATCCACCCCGTCTGCCGGGAGCACCTGAGCGTGTTGGGTCATCTCGGTGCGATGGACGTGGTGCTCAACCTCGACAGCCTGCTCGCGTCCAAGGAACTCGGCGAGGGCGACCTCGTCCTGGTCTTGAACAACAGCCCCGTGGCCGCCTGGACCGCCACGCTCTGGGAAGTGTGA
- a CDS encoding acyl carrier protein codes for MTTSTGDRTSEAVQQELLSFLSEHTRTTWAPDTDLFAQGGVSSLFAMQLLVHIESTYGISITGDDLNLDNFRTVQRMTALVERLRGEGSDG; via the coding sequence ATGACCACCTCGACCGGGGATCGGACCAGCGAGGCCGTGCAGCAGGAACTGTTGAGTTTCCTGTCCGAGCACACCCGCACCACCTGGGCGCCCGACACCGATCTCTTCGCCCAGGGCGGGGTCTCCTCGCTGTTCGCCATGCAGTTGCTGGTGCACATCGAGAGCACCTACGGGATCAGCATCACCGGTGACGATCTCAACCTGGACAACTTCCGCACCGTGCAACGGATGACCGCCCTGGTGGAGCGCCTCCGCGGGGAGGGCAGCGATGGCTGA
- a CDS encoding HAD-IIIC family phosphatase — translation MNDVVKCLIWDLDNTLWQGTLLEDGEVALTDEIRDVIVELDARGILQSVCSKNDHDQAWERLEKLGLAEYFVLPQISWGPKSEAVRSIADQLQFAYRTIAFIDDQPTERAEVNYHLPEVRCYPAEQALSLLDLAEFTPPVVTEDSRGRRAMYQANFRRDAERAEFTGPDDDFLRTLALVLEIQRARPQDLARVAELTERTSQMNATGVHYSEETLRGLIGGPGHEVLVVSLSDRFGSHGAVGVVLLVRGARAWHLRLLATSCRVVSFGAGSMILRWLTDAAARAGVHLVADFRPTGRNRMMEVAYRFAGFTTDSCDCVDLPAAPDVQLLHLEPAPQSPPDTMRIRVPVPFSTAPDTEWVRADG, via the coding sequence GTGAACGACGTGGTCAAGTGCCTCATCTGGGACCTGGACAACACGCTGTGGCAGGGCACTCTGCTGGAGGATGGTGAGGTTGCGCTCACCGACGAGATCCGCGACGTCATCGTGGAACTCGACGCCCGCGGCATCCTGCAGTCGGTGTGCAGCAAGAACGATCACGACCAGGCCTGGGAGCGGCTGGAAAAGCTCGGCCTGGCCGAGTACTTCGTCCTGCCGCAGATCAGCTGGGGACCGAAGTCCGAGGCGGTGCGGTCGATCGCCGACCAGCTCCAGTTCGCGTACCGCACCATCGCCTTCATCGACGATCAGCCCACCGAGCGGGCCGAGGTCAACTATCACCTGCCCGAGGTGCGTTGCTATCCGGCGGAACAGGCGCTGTCGCTGCTCGATCTCGCCGAGTTCACGCCTCCGGTGGTCACCGAGGACTCGCGCGGCCGCCGGGCGATGTACCAGGCGAACTTCCGCCGCGACGCCGAGCGGGCCGAGTTCACCGGCCCGGACGACGACTTCCTCCGAACGCTCGCGCTGGTCCTGGAGATTCAGCGGGCCCGCCCGCAGGATCTTGCCCGCGTCGCCGAGCTGACCGAGCGGACGAGTCAGATGAACGCCACCGGCGTGCACTACAGCGAGGAGACGCTGCGTGGTCTGATCGGCGGCCCCGGACACGAGGTGCTGGTGGTGTCTCTGTCCGACCGGTTCGGCTCGCACGGCGCGGTCGGAGTCGTCCTGTTGGTCCGAGGCGCGCGCGCCTGGCATCTCCGGTTGCTGGCCACCTCCTGCCGGGTGGTGTCGTTCGGTGCCGGATCGATGATCCTGCGCTGGTTGACCGACGCGGCGGCCCGAGCCGGCGTGCACCTGGTCGCCGACTTCCGGCCTACCGGACGCAATCGGATGATGGAGGTGGCCTACCGGTTCGCCGGCTTCACCACCGACTCGTGCGACTGCGTCGACCTACCGGCAGCCCCGGACGTGCAGCTGCTGCATCTGGAACCCGCCCCGCAGTCGCCACCGGACACCATGCGGATACGGGTCCCGGTGCCGTTCTCGACCGCCCCCGACACGGAATGGGTGCGCGCCGATGGCTGA